The proteins below come from a single Bacteroidales bacterium WCE2004 genomic window:
- a CDS encoding TonB-linked outer membrane protein, SusC/RagA family produces MKLHHILICGLLGLLAVPVTTDAQTELRDKKAQSIDLGQGVETTEFLTTAATYTITAEELSHTSAISLADALYGKLLGLTALQNTGFKGEEGNGAFFNIRGAQTTGENDILILVDGYERPIDRLSVEEVESVTVLRDAAAVALYGHEGINGVLLVKTKHGQPGTGFNIKAGASHKIQFGAQMADMVSAFDYANALNQARLNDGLGVAYTDAELQKFKGSTDINDSYLYPNVNWKEEVFRNNAHETDAFVSMFGGSDHVEYYTQLNLTDARGLYKNATEGDWDSQLKYSKVNIRANVNFQVTSSTRVKTNILALFMETNGVPNVSSDDAWWHLYKVPALAFPIRTSAIGTEGEPGYIPSVWGGSQAYGDFNLVAKTRGTGFTKTHQRQIWADLTLEQDLDFLTPGLKFYASGAYDNASIMRENRTRTYQYGWNYINAAGKMDAAVMGDVQNQAKFTYDLESQWRIGMVSAGLKYATTFENGDNFAANAGYNMKSEVRDGRSHTWYRANWNLALHYDHADKFVADVVLAANGSNRSYPAKWAFSPTLGLAWIYANNPDGVVNYGKLRASAGIQHTDYVPQAGLWLANWANSHGQFWYGQSFSSSWGAFLTQFPTTHFQQEAAYKANLGTDLRLGNCFDFTLDAFYQQRRNILVSAGSLNSAVVGIQSAYDDKGVVASYGVEAGMRFAKTFSGGLNLNFGANASFVKSQVLDWIEAPAYPNLSVIGTPADYARGLVALGFFQSQEEIASSPKQEFGQVKVGDIKYKDVNGDGFINENDMVAMDWGTYVPALNYAFNLGMEYKGFGFNVAFQGAAFQTKNLRYVDGVWGALSDNRNLSQEYYDNCFDRAGASALYPRLSTTAVANNAQESTIWYRTVNWLKLRECELYYKLPANALRAMKISDAKIFVQGENLLSFDNIPAMDAENLNTGYPVLKAVSLGLSVVF; encoded by the coding sequence ATGAAATTGCATCATATACTTATCTGCGGCTTGCTGGGGCTTCTCGCCGTCCCTGTGACGACGGACGCCCAGACGGAGCTGCGCGACAAGAAGGCGCAGAGCATCGACCTGGGCCAGGGCGTCGAGACCACTGAATTCCTCACGACGGCGGCGACCTACACCATCACCGCCGAGGAACTCAGCCACACCTCCGCCATCAGCCTCGCCGACGCGCTTTATGGCAAGCTCCTCGGCCTGACCGCCCTGCAGAACACCGGTTTCAAGGGCGAAGAGGGGAACGGAGCCTTCTTCAATATCCGCGGCGCCCAGACGACGGGTGAGAACGATATCCTGATCCTGGTTGATGGCTACGAGCGCCCGATCGACCGCCTGTCGGTCGAAGAGGTAGAGAGCGTGACCGTCCTCCGCGACGCCGCCGCCGTGGCGCTCTATGGCCACGAAGGCATCAACGGCGTCCTCCTGGTCAAGACCAAGCACGGACAGCCGGGCACCGGTTTCAACATCAAGGCCGGCGCTTCCCACAAGATCCAGTTCGGTGCGCAGATGGCCGATATGGTCAGCGCATTCGACTACGCCAATGCGCTGAACCAGGCCCGCCTCAACGACGGCCTCGGCGTCGCCTATACGGACGCTGAGCTCCAGAAGTTCAAGGGCAGCACGGATATCAACGATTCGTACCTCTATCCGAACGTCAACTGGAAGGAAGAAGTCTTCCGCAACAACGCCCACGAGACCGACGCGTTTGTGTCGATGTTCGGTGGTTCCGACCATGTCGAATACTACACCCAGCTGAACCTCACCGACGCCCGCGGTCTCTACAAGAACGCCACCGAGGGTGACTGGGATTCCCAGCTCAAGTACTCCAAGGTGAACATCCGCGCCAACGTCAACTTCCAGGTCACCAGCTCCACCCGCGTCAAGACCAACATCCTGGCGCTCTTCATGGAGACCAACGGTGTGCCGAACGTCAGCTCCGACGATGCCTGGTGGCATCTCTACAAGGTGCCCGCGCTGGCTTTCCCCATCCGGACTTCCGCCATCGGGACCGAAGGCGAGCCGGGGTATATCCCGAGCGTCTGGGGCGGCAGCCAGGCCTATGGCGACTTCAACCTCGTGGCGAAGACCCGGGGGACCGGTTTCACCAAGACGCACCAGCGCCAGATCTGGGCGGACCTGACCCTCGAGCAGGATCTCGATTTCCTGACCCCGGGCCTGAAGTTCTACGCCAGCGGCGCTTATGACAACGCTTCCATCATGCGTGAGAACCGCACCAGGACCTACCAGTACGGCTGGAACTATATCAACGCTGCCGGCAAGATGGACGCCGCGGTCATGGGTGATGTCCAGAACCAGGCCAAATTCACCTACGACCTGGAATCCCAGTGGCGCATCGGCATGGTTAGCGCCGGCCTCAAGTACGCTACGACGTTCGAGAACGGCGACAATTTCGCCGCCAACGCCGGCTACAACATGAAGAGCGAAGTCCGCGACGGCAGGAGCCACACCTGGTACCGCGCCAACTGGAACCTCGCCCTGCATTACGACCACGCCGACAAGTTCGTGGCGGACGTCGTCCTCGCGGCCAACGGCTCCAACCGTTCCTACCCGGCCAAGTGGGCGTTCTCGCCGACCCTCGGACTCGCCTGGATCTATGCCAACAATCCGGACGGTGTCGTGAATTACGGCAAGCTCCGCGCTTCCGCCGGCATCCAGCACACCGACTATGTCCCGCAGGCCGGCCTGTGGCTTGCCAACTGGGCCAATTCCCACGGCCAGTTCTGGTATGGCCAGAGCTTCAGCAGCTCCTGGGGCGCGTTCCTGACGCAGTTCCCGACGACGCACTTCCAGCAGGAGGCCGCCTACAAGGCCAACCTCGGTACCGACCTGCGCCTTGGCAACTGCTTTGACTTCACGCTCGACGCCTTCTATCAGCAGCGCCGCAACATCCTCGTCAGCGCCGGCTCCCTCAACTCCGCCGTGGTGGGCATCCAGTCCGCCTACGACGATAAGGGTGTGGTTGCCAGCTATGGCGTGGAGGCCGGCATGCGCTTCGCCAAGACCTTCAGCGGTGGCCTGAACCTCAACTTCGGCGCCAACGCTTCCTTCGTGAAGAGCCAGGTCCTCGACTGGATCGAAGCCCCTGCCTACCCGAACCTTTCCGTCATCGGTACGCCTGCCGACTACGCCCGCGGCCTCGTCGCCCTCGGCTTCTTCCAGAGCCAGGAAGAGATCGCCTCGAGCCCCAAGCAGGAGTTCGGCCAGGTCAAGGTCGGCGACATCAAGTACAAGGATGTCAACGGCGACGGCTTCATCAACGAGAACGATATGGTGGCCATGGACTGGGGCACCTATGTCCCTGCCCTCAACTATGCTTTCAACCTCGGCATGGAATACAAGGGCTTCGGCTTCAACGTCGCCTTCCAGGGCGCGGCCTTCCAGACCAAGAACCTCCGCTACGTGGACGGTGTCTGGGGCGCGCTCTCCGACAACCGCAACCTGTCGCAGGAATACTACGACAACTGCTTCGACCGGGCCGGCGCCAGCGCCCTGTACCCGCGTCTGTCGACGACGGCCGTGGCCAACAACGCCCAGGAATCCACGATCTGGTACCGCACCGTCAACTGGCTCAAGCTGCGCGAGTGTGAGCTCTACTACAAGCTCCCCGCGAATGCGCTCCGCGCCATGAAGATCTCGGACGCCAAGATCTTTGTCCAGGGCGAGAACCTCCTTTCCTTCGACAACATCCCGGCCATGGATGCTGAGAACCTCAACACCGGTTATCCCGTGCTGAAAGCTGTTTCCCTCGGCCTTTCCGTCGTATTCTAA
- a CDS encoding Starch-binding associating with outer membrane, whose product MSLSSCVDPFAVGDAFLEPAPGIDVNMETVFSSAEYTRNFLWSAYGQLYCTYTSGNMMNGAPIDVLSDSYHCYVSWGGPKQSYYPGALTENAQDTEDGNFQGKFSYSTKKGLDSDAGGRVSIYETVRKCWQIIENIDRVPGMDEKEKSCLRGEAYTIMASRYFDAFRNFGGLCLVRKAYGVGENFTSGRSTAKETVEFIDSLIVCAIKEPGFRWNVPDTELGQWSGRLTRASAKALRAKVWMFAASPLFNNAEPYMTYTADKETEFTNIEHVWFGGYDAGLWQKCLDACNDFFNDNAAPENGNYYQLVQPATQDEAGYREAYRTAYRYRNGYTNRGQQVNHEKLFDAQPTLTLSDGGWGWGWRGFALDCMRQGGQVPTNELMECFGMQDGRVFPYEKLYGRGANPDHIDIFADRDPRLYETIVVPQKSLPAGFDYAGMNYMDSWVGGFLEKNSNVNNTDDVASGYSKFKWLLDYWGGNRYDDAPIGVSYIRLAEMYLIKAEAEAELGMFQQALDDLHVVRSRVGLGRLEDKNPELNLKSNKENLINEILRERNCEIGGECGDRLYDMVRRKRQDLFTKPLHEIRIYRLDAAGNRLTEGDQQYQAGEEWPNFEYEKPVIVNGARKWWDEGFWTNKWYLDPVSRDEVMKGYGLTQNPGW is encoded by the coding sequence ATGTCCCTCTCTTCCTGCGTCGACCCGTTCGCTGTCGGTGACGCTTTCCTGGAGCCGGCGCCGGGCATCGACGTCAACATGGAGACGGTGTTCTCCAGCGCTGAATACACCCGCAACTTCCTCTGGAGCGCGTACGGACAGCTCTACTGCACCTACACCTCCGGAAACATGATGAACGGCGCGCCGATCGACGTGCTCTCGGACTCCTACCACTGCTACGTCAGCTGGGGCGGCCCGAAGCAGAGCTACTATCCCGGCGCCCTGACGGAGAATGCCCAGGATACCGAAGACGGCAACTTCCAGGGCAAGTTCTCCTATTCGACCAAGAAAGGCCTTGATTCAGACGCCGGCGGCCGTGTCTCCATCTACGAGACCGTGCGCAAATGCTGGCAGATCATCGAGAACATCGACCGCGTGCCCGGCATGGACGAGAAGGAGAAGAGCTGCCTGCGCGGCGAGGCCTACACCATCATGGCGAGCCGCTACTTCGACGCGTTCCGCAATTTCGGCGGCCTCTGCCTCGTCCGCAAGGCTTATGGCGTGGGTGAGAACTTCACCTCCGGCCGTTCTACGGCCAAGGAGACCGTGGAGTTCATCGACTCGCTGATCGTCTGCGCCATCAAGGAGCCCGGCTTCCGCTGGAATGTCCCTGACACCGAACTGGGCCAGTGGTCCGGCCGCCTCACGCGCGCTTCGGCCAAGGCCCTCCGCGCCAAGGTCTGGATGTTCGCCGCTTCTCCGCTGTTCAACAACGCCGAGCCGTACATGACGTACACGGCGGACAAGGAGACCGAGTTCACGAACATCGAGCACGTCTGGTTCGGCGGCTATGACGCCGGCCTCTGGCAGAAGTGCCTCGACGCCTGCAACGATTTCTTCAACGACAACGCCGCTCCCGAAAACGGCAATTATTACCAGCTGGTCCAGCCTGCCACCCAGGATGAAGCCGGTTACCGCGAGGCCTACCGTACGGCCTATCGCTACCGCAACGGCTACACCAACAGAGGACAGCAGGTCAACCACGAGAAGCTCTTCGACGCCCAACCGACCCTGACGCTGTCCGACGGCGGCTGGGGCTGGGGCTGGCGCGGTTTCGCCCTTGACTGTATGCGTCAGGGCGGCCAGGTCCCTACCAACGAGCTGATGGAGTGCTTCGGCATGCAGGACGGCCGCGTGTTCCCGTACGAGAAACTCTATGGCCGCGGCGCGAACCCGGACCACATTGACATCTTCGCCGACCGCGACCCGCGTCTGTATGAGACAATCGTCGTCCCCCAGAAGTCGCTTCCTGCCGGATTCGACTATGCGGGTATGAACTACATGGATTCCTGGGTCGGTGGCTTCCTCGAGAAGAACAGCAACGTCAACAACACCGACGACGTGGCTTCCGGCTACAGCAAATTCAAATGGCTGCTCGACTACTGGGGCGGCAACCGCTATGACGATGCTCCGATCGGCGTGTCCTACATCCGCCTGGCCGAGATGTACCTCATCAAGGCGGAGGCGGAGGCGGAACTCGGCATGTTCCAGCAGGCGCTGGACGACCTCCACGTCGTGCGCAGCCGCGTCGGCCTGGGCCGTCTAGAGGACAAGAACCCGGAGCTGAACCTGAAGTCCAACAAGGAGAACCTTATCAATGAAATCCTGCGCGAGCGCAACTGCGAGATCGGCGGCGAGTGCGGCGACCGCCTCTACGACATGGTCCGCCGCAAGCGGCAGGACCTCTTCACCAAGCCCCTTCACGAGATCCGGATCTATCGCCTCGACGCAGCCGGCAACCGCCTGACGGAGGGTGACCAGCAGTATCAGGCCGGTGAAGAATGGCCGAACTTCGAGTACGAGAAGCCGGTGATCGTCAACGGTGCCCGCAAGTGGTGGGACGAAGGCTTCTGGACGAACAAGTGGTACCTCGACCCGGTGTCCCGTGACGAAGTAATGAAGGGTTATGGCCTTACGCAGAATCCTGGTTGGTAA
- a CDS encoding TonB-linked outer membrane protein, SusC/RagA family, with the protein MMKRRKLSRVFGLLGLLLLLPGHSFAQNLRVEGQVLDEHGEGLIGAGVLIQGTQNGTVTDLSGNFVLTSVPRGTTLEISCIGYLTQLVEVTGPRMTVTMQVDSKALDEAVVVAYGQQKKVTITGAVSAVSGEGLLKAPVANVANALQGNLPGVSAVQASGMPGADEPVIRIRGVGSLNSAEPLVLVDGVERPFSQLDANEIESISVLKDASATAVFGVRGANGVILVTTKRGTTGKASVTASVNTAVQSISKFIDFADSYTYGQMWNYTQITDVLPMSQWPGSRVISDYNQFATYIDPANGEEATTGLRFSQDVMEHFRLKDMPTTFPSMDWIKYIMNDTAWQEQANVNVNGGTDRVRYFVSAGFLNQDSLFKTFSDNKNETFNFKRLNYRANLDIDVTKHSQLSLTLGGRMQNRNTMGSGEGFLFRYLQGATPYAGSGIDAQGRHIVSDSNLVGPFDRDALSNYYDLGYKNESTNALNFDLQYKLDMGFLTEGLSFKVKASYNSQYVATKNRQNGYGTGLIYVATLVDGQEALRKENITWPIPYSESRSGSRNWYAEASFDYARRFGNHNVGALLLYNQSKTYYPWDSDGNIYTSIPKGYVGLVGRITYDYATKYLLDLNIGYNGSENFAPGKRYGFFPSVSVGWIPSSEPWWEPIKDVFGYLKLRGSWGLVGNDNTNGHRFLYQPGAWMFYNGATTVNPQKRGANFGTSPSWLMAVRELTSGNPNVTWETASKINIGLDAGFFKDRLHAYVDFFWEDRKDILVSNESTLPAVTSLPASSVNEGRVKNHGYEITLNWEDRHGDFRYSISPNFSFARNKVIEMLEVPKLYEYLRHTGLPVGQRFGYDLFEFYQPGSEERYKAAYGADLPQQMAKPDNSDLKYGDAVFVDLNGDGLIDSNDVKPLGYTDTPEITFSLNASFHWKGLDFSMLWTGADHVSRMLNGYFRDQFGSTDTSALTQWVADNSWTEDNPNAILPRISFANRVHNNSDSQAWMINSRYIRLKNVEIGYTFGKGKHLPFFNYIRVFASAQNLLTFSRFDGNDPEAPGQGLDMGVRYPMTRVCNIGAQFNF; encoded by the coding sequence ATGATGAAAAGGAGAAAACTATCTCGTGTGTTCGGACTGTTGGGGCTTCTGCTCCTGTTGCCCGGACATTCTTTCGCCCAAAATCTGCGTGTAGAAGGTCAGGTTCTTGACGAACATGGTGAAGGGTTGATTGGAGCCGGAGTGCTCATCCAAGGGACCCAGAACGGTACCGTCACCGACCTGTCCGGAAACTTCGTCCTCACGTCGGTTCCCCGCGGCACTACACTGGAGATCTCTTGCATCGGTTATCTGACGCAACTGGTCGAGGTGACAGGTCCGCGCATGACCGTCACGATGCAGGTCGATTCCAAAGCGCTTGACGAGGCCGTGGTCGTTGCCTACGGCCAGCAGAAGAAGGTTACCATTACTGGCGCTGTGTCCGCTGTCAGTGGTGAAGGCCTTCTGAAGGCTCCTGTCGCGAACGTCGCGAACGCCCTCCAGGGAAATCTCCCCGGCGTTTCCGCCGTTCAGGCTTCAGGTATGCCTGGCGCTGACGAACCGGTCATCCGCATCCGTGGCGTCGGCTCGCTCAACAGCGCCGAGCCGCTGGTCCTGGTCGACGGTGTCGAACGTCCGTTCTCCCAGCTGGATGCCAACGAAATCGAGAGCATCTCGGTCCTGAAGGACGCTTCGGCGACGGCCGTGTTCGGTGTGCGTGGCGCCAACGGCGTCATCCTCGTGACCACGAAGCGTGGTACGACCGGCAAGGCTTCCGTCACCGCCTCGGTCAACACCGCCGTGCAGTCGATCTCGAAGTTCATCGACTTCGCCGACTCCTACACCTACGGCCAGATGTGGAACTACACCCAGATCACCGATGTGCTCCCGATGAGCCAGTGGCCCGGATCCAGGGTTATTTCCGACTACAACCAATTCGCTACCTATATAGATCCCGCCAATGGAGAAGAGGCCACGACCGGCCTCCGTTTCAGCCAGGACGTGATGGAGCATTTCCGCCTGAAGGACATGCCCACCACCTTCCCGAGCATGGACTGGATCAAATATATCATGAACGACACCGCCTGGCAGGAACAGGCCAACGTCAACGTCAACGGCGGCACCGACCGGGTCCGCTACTTCGTGTCCGCCGGCTTCCTGAACCAGGATTCCCTGTTCAAGACGTTCTCCGACAACAAGAACGAGACGTTCAACTTCAAGCGTCTGAACTATCGCGCCAACCTCGATATCGACGTCACCAAGCACAGCCAGCTGTCCCTTACCCTGGGCGGCCGCATGCAGAACCGCAACACGATGGGTAGCGGCGAGGGCTTCCTCTTCCGTTACCTGCAGGGTGCCACGCCGTACGCCGGCAGCGGTATCGACGCGCAGGGCCGTCACATCGTCTCGGACTCGAACCTCGTCGGTCCGTTCGACCGTGACGCGCTCTCCAACTACTACGACCTGGGTTATAAGAACGAGAGCACCAATGCGCTCAACTTCGACCTCCAGTACAAGCTCGACATGGGCTTCCTCACCGAGGGCCTCAGTTTCAAGGTCAAGGCTTCCTACAACTCCCAGTACGTAGCCACGAAGAACCGCCAGAACGGTTATGGCACCGGCCTTATCTACGTGGCCACCCTCGTGGACGGTCAGGAGGCGCTCCGCAAGGAGAACATCACCTGGCCGATTCCCTACAGCGAGTCGAGATCGGGCAGCCGCAACTGGTACGCGGAGGCGAGTTTCGACTACGCCCGCCGTTTCGGCAACCACAACGTCGGCGCCCTGCTCCTTTACAACCAGAGCAAGACCTATTATCCCTGGGATTCCGACGGTAATATCTACACGTCCATCCCGAAGGGTTATGTCGGTCTGGTCGGCCGTATCACCTACGACTACGCCACCAAGTACCTGCTCGACCTCAACATCGGTTACAACGGTTCCGAGAACTTCGCCCCCGGCAAGCGCTACGGCTTCTTCCCGTCCGTGTCCGTGGGTTGGATCCCGTCCAGCGAACCCTGGTGGGAGCCCATCAAGGACGTGTTCGGCTACCTGAAACTCCGTGGTTCGTGGGGTCTGGTCGGCAACGACAACACCAACGGCCACCGCTTCCTCTATCAGCCGGGCGCCTGGATGTTCTATAACGGTGCCACGACGGTCAACCCGCAGAAGCGCGGCGCCAACTTCGGTACCAGCCCCTCTTGGCTGATGGCTGTCCGTGAGCTGACTTCCGGCAACCCCAACGTGACCTGGGAGACCGCCAGCAAGATCAATATCGGTTTGGACGCCGGCTTCTTCAAGGACCGTCTCCACGCCTATGTCGACTTCTTCTGGGAGGACCGCAAGGACATCCTCGTGTCCAACGAGTCCACGCTGCCTGCCGTCACGTCTTTGCCCGCCAGCAGCGTCAACGAAGGCCGCGTGAAGAACCACGGTTATGAGATCACCCTCAACTGGGAGGACCGCCACGGCGATTTCCGCTACTCCATCTCCCCGAACTTCTCGTTTGCCCGCAACAAGGTCATCGAGATGCTCGAGGTTCCGAAACTGTATGAGTACCTGCGCCACACCGGCCTGCCGGTCGGCCAGCGCTTCGGCTATGACCTCTTCGAGTTCTACCAGCCGGGTTCTGAGGAGCGCTACAAGGCTGCCTATGGCGCGGACCTGCCGCAGCAGATGGCCAAGCCCGACAACAGCGACCTCAAGTATGGTGACGCTGTCTTCGTGGACCTCAACGGCGACGGCCTCATCGACTCCAACGACGTGAAGCCGCTCGGTTACACCGATACGCCGGAAATCACCTTCTCGCTCAACGCCAGCTTCCACTGGAAGGGCCTCGACTTCTCCATGCTTTGGACGGGCGCCGACCACGTGAGCCGTATGCTGAACGGATACTTCCGCGACCAGTTCGGCTCCACCGACACCTCGGCCCTGACGCAGTGGGTGGCCGACAACTCCTGGACGGAGGACAACCCCAACGCCATCCTGCCGCGTATCTCTTTCGCCAACCGCGTGCACAACAACAGCGACTCCCAGGCCTGGATGATCAATTCCCGCTACATCCGTCTGAAGAACGTGGAGATCGGCTACACCTTCGGCAAGGGGAAGCACCTGCCGTTCTTCAACTACATCCGCGTTTTCGCGTCCGCCCAAAACCTGCTGACCTTCTCCCGCTTCGACGGCAATGACCCCGAAGCTCCGGGACAGGGCCTCGACATGGGCGTGCGTTACCCGATGACCCGTGTCTGCAACATCGGCGCACAGTTCAACTTCTAA
- a CDS encoding endoglucanase, which produces MRKLPFIIIYAAAFLTFGLLAAGCHRLDGPVREEEEQQEEEQEQEQENPGTPGIFELAADAIPKMGAGWNLGNTLDSNSNDLDNMWIEAWTDRTPADYETAWGQPQATRALIHMFKEAGFGAIRVPVTWYPHMGTITLHDQTKWDRTTWTGTDVDPAWMARVKEVVDYVIDEGMYCILNVHHDTGAESAAWLVAGEQEFEAAKDRYKALWQQIADVFKDYGEKLWFESYNEMLDPYDSWCFASFNVQPARYDAAVAASAYKGINSYAKLFVETVRASGGNNAQRNLVVNTYGGCSGAGSWNGHLLEPLTQLQLPEKPGHIAVQVHSYWNADKFAAEKSDIDKFFRDLKTQIVDRLGVPAIIGEWGGGTNEDTLDNAQFAKYFSQKAHDAGVAAYYWMGLSDQDDRSVPKWSMTRAKNVILAPYK; this is translated from the coding sequence ATGAGAAAATTGCCCTTTATTATAATATATGCCGCCGCCTTTCTGACCTTCGGTCTCCTGGCGGCAGGATGCCATCGCCTGGACGGTCCGGTCCGGGAAGAAGAGGAGCAGCAGGAGGAGGAACAGGAGCAAGAGCAGGAGAATCCGGGGACGCCCGGAATCTTCGAGCTGGCCGCCGACGCCATCCCCAAGATGGGCGCCGGCTGGAACCTCGGCAACACCCTCGACAGCAACAGCAACGACCTCGACAATATGTGGATCGAGGCGTGGACCGACCGCACCCCGGCGGACTACGAGACCGCCTGGGGGCAGCCGCAGGCCACCCGCGCGCTGATCCACATGTTCAAGGAAGCCGGCTTCGGCGCCATCCGTGTGCCGGTGACCTGGTATCCGCACATGGGCACCATCACGCTCCACGACCAGACCAAGTGGGACCGCACCACCTGGACGGGGACGGACGTGGACCCGGCCTGGATGGCCCGGGTCAAGGAAGTGGTGGACTACGTGATCGACGAGGGGATGTACTGCATCCTCAACGTCCACCACGACACGGGCGCCGAGAGCGCCGCCTGGCTGGTGGCCGGCGAGCAGGAGTTCGAGGCGGCCAAGGACCGCTACAAGGCGCTCTGGCAGCAGATTGCCGACGTTTTCAAGGATTATGGCGAGAAGCTGTGGTTCGAGTCCTACAACGAGATGCTGGACCCCTATGATTCCTGGTGCTTCGCCTCCTTCAACGTCCAGCCGGCCCGCTACGACGCGGCCGTGGCCGCCTCCGCCTACAAGGGCATCAACAGCTACGCGAAACTCTTCGTGGAGACGGTGCGCGCCAGCGGTGGCAACAACGCCCAGCGCAACCTCGTCGTCAACACCTACGGCGGCTGCAGCGGCGCCGGCTCGTGGAACGGGCATCTGCTGGAACCGCTTACGCAACTCCAGCTCCCTGAGAAACCCGGCCACATCGCCGTGCAGGTCCACAGCTACTGGAACGCCGACAAGTTCGCCGCCGAGAAGAGCGACATCGACAAGTTCTTCCGGGACCTGAAGACCCAGATCGTCGACCGCCTGGGCGTCCCGGCCATCATCGGCGAATGGGGCGGCGGCACCAACGAAGACACGCTGGATAACGCCCAGTTTGCCAAATACTTCTCCCAGAAGGCCCACGACGCCGGCGTCGCCGCCTACTACTGGATGGGGCTCTCCGACCAAGACGACCGCTCCGTTCCCAAATGGTCGATGACCCGGGCCAAAAATGTCATCCTGGCCCCTTATAAATAG
- a CDS encoding Threonyl and Alanyl tRNA synthetase second additional domain-containing protein: MEEPVLNAHNKEEYPPMHTAEHILNGTMVRLFGCSRSRNAHIERKKSKCDYLLPCCPTDAQVAQIEATVNEVIGRHLDVTIEYMTRAQAAAIVDLSKLPEDVSETLRIVRVGDYDACACIGAHVRNTAEIGTFHILSHDFEDGRWRVRWKVQ; the protein is encoded by the coding sequence ATGGAAGAACCTGTCCTCAACGCCCACAATAAAGAAGAATATCCGCCGATGCACACGGCGGAGCACATCCTGAACGGGACGATGGTCCGCCTGTTCGGCTGCTCCCGTTCGCGCAACGCGCACATCGAGCGCAAGAAGTCCAAGTGCGACTACCTCCTCCCCTGCTGCCCCACCGACGCGCAGGTGGCACAGATCGAGGCCACGGTCAACGAAGTCATCGGCCGCCACCTGGACGTGACCATCGAATATATGACGCGCGCGCAGGCCGCCGCCATCGTGGACCTGAGCAAGCTCCCGGAGGACGTCTCGGAGACGCTCCGGATCGTGCGCGTCGGCGACTACGACGCCTGCGCCTGCATCGGCGCGCACGTCCGCAACACCGCCGAGATCGGCACCTTCCACATCCTGAGCCACGACTTCGAGGACGGCCGCTGGCGCGTCCGCTGGAAAGTCCAATAG
- a CDS encoding Protein-S-isoprenylcysteine O-methyltransferase Ste14, which produces MRNALGYILGFLVFVAGIPALMWWASGRPLLWAPAMPWPIVAAVLAVAGLALSIWAIVHMKKKGEGNPFDAYNHEVAPRTKHLMTDGPYSFSRNPMLVGIYIYDVGVLLWLQQNWYSLAVFAVQVILLTLQVRSEEKRLEADFGDAYIAYKKRVPRFFF; this is translated from the coding sequence ATGAGAAATGCATTGGGATATATCCTCGGATTCCTGGTCTTCGTGGCCGGAATTCCCGCGCTGATGTGGTGGGCGTCGGGCAGGCCGCTCCTCTGGGCGCCCGCGATGCCCTGGCCCATCGTCGCCGCCGTCCTGGCGGTCGCCGGACTGGCGCTCAGCATCTGGGCCATCGTCCATATGAAGAAAAAGGGCGAAGGCAACCCCTTCGACGCATACAACCACGAAGTGGCACCCCGGACCAAGCACCTGATGACGGACGGGCCTTACAGTTTTTCCCGCAACCCCATGCTGGTGGGCATCTACATCTATGACGTCGGCGTGCTTTTGTGGCTCCAGCAGAACTGGTACTCGCTGGCCGTCTTCGCCGTCCAGGTCATTCTGCTCACCCTGCAGGTCCGTTCGGAGGAGAAGCGCCTCGAAGCGGATTTCGGCGACGCGTATATCGCTTATAAAAAGCGCGTTCCGCGTTTCTTCTTCTAA
- a CDS encoding Helix-turn-helix — translation MEVKEILKNLRERNNLTQEQMAERINVTRQAVSRWETGLTQPNPELLKVLSREFGVSINTLLGAPQTLYCQCCGMPLSDDSMISREKDGSFNEDYCKWCYADGQFAYKTKDSLLDFLVQHMPNPENQPDDARRALYDSHLSQLKHWR, via the coding sequence ATGGAAGTCAAAGAAATCTTGAAGAACCTGCGCGAGCGGAACAACCTGACGCAGGAGCAGATGGCAGAACGCATCAACGTGACCCGGCAGGCCGTGAGCCGCTGGGAGACCGGCCTGACGCAGCCCAACCCCGAATTGCTCAAAGTCCTTTCCCGCGAATTCGGCGTCTCCATCAACACCCTGCTGGGCGCCCCGCAGACGCTTTATTGCCAATGCTGCGGGATGCCTCTGTCCGACGATTCGATGATCAGCCGGGAGAAAGACGGGAGCTTCAACGAAGACTACTGCAAGTGGTGCTACGCCGACGGGCAGTTCGCCTACAAGACCAAGGATTCCCTGCTGGACTTCCTCGTCCAGCACATGCCCAATCCGGAGAATCAGCCTGACGACGCGCGGCGCGCGCTCTACGACAGCCACCTCTCCCAGCTCAAGCACTGGAGATAA